A region of the Desulfobaccales bacterium genome:
TGGTCTGTTCAAATCCGGCTCGTTCGTCTGGAATTACGCCCCCCAGGTCGTTCTGCCAATTTTCGATGCCCGCACCTGGTCGGCGCTCAACGTAACCAAGGTGGATAAGGAGATCGCCATTGCTCAATACGAGAAGGCAATCCAGGCGGCCTTCAAAGATGTTGCCGATGCACTCGCCAGGCGAGGAACCTTGGGGGATCGGATGGAGGCGCAGCAATCCCTGCTCGATGCTACCGCGCAAACTTACCGGCTCTCCACTGCCCGATATGAGAAGGGGATCGACATCTATTTGAACGTGCTGGATGCGCAACGTTCTCTCTACTCCGCCCAGCAGGGACTCATCGCCGTCCGTCTGGCGAAACTCGCCAATCAGGTGCGGCTTTATGCGGTACTGGGCGGGGGCGGCGGACCAAGCACGCCATAAGGTTCATAGTGCAAAAGTTACAATAGGGAAGTTACTTCCGACCGTTCCTCCCCACCTTGTCGGCTAGCATCGTACAGTCTTATGGTGGGGAGTAGGTCAATAATTTGACATCAACTAACTCCCAGCACCACCTTCAGTTTGCCCAGCAGGTCGGCGGCATCGCTTTCACCGGGGTTGACCGGCAGCCGTCCCAGCACGCCCAACCCTTCGCTGGCCTCGTGGAACTCCTCGTCGGAAAGCGGGCTGACCACCGCAGTATTCACCATGGCATTGACCTTGACGAGCTTCAGGACGAGATCTAAAGGTGCGATGTCCGGCAGGTCAGAGTCAATGATCATGAGGTGTGGGGCGGAGGTGCGCGCCGCTTCCAGGGCTTCAGCCCCGGAAACCACGTACTTAAGGTCTACCTCCGGGTTTGTCGCCAAAGCGGCGGTGAAAGCCTGCATGGCTTGAGGGCGAGCGGTAGCGAAAACGATACGCAGCATGGAAAAACCTCATATATAATAATGAACGCGGAGCGGAACCCTAATCCGGATGCCAAGCTCCGCGTTGCAAGGTTTATTGGACGCAATTACTTGATCCTGCCAGAGCACCCCGCCGGTAGTAATCGGCAATCGCCTCTCCCAATGTGTTGACCGCTTCAGTGAGCGCCGCCGCCGCAGGTGAACTCGGTGCTAAACTGCGGCAGCCGGCCATGCAAGAGAGCCTCCACGGCTTCTCCCACGGTTTGGGCGTCGCCGCCGTGCATGACATTGATTCCCACCTGTTGGAACCCCATAAGCGGCCGCATGCCCATGCCGCCGGCAATAAGAACCTTCACGCCGTTTTGGGCCAGATGATTGACCGGGGCCATGCAGCCGCCCTGTTGGTGGGGAACATTGGGCAGCGTTGCGACCTCCAGCACTTTCCCTTCGGCGATTTTCACCAGGGTGTAAAGGTCACAGTGGCCGAAATGGGCCCCGAGCGGGGCATCAAGCCCGCCAGGATGGTTTGAGGGCACGGCAACGATTGTGCTATTCACAGTATTCTCCTTATATTTATGAAAATGTGGCGCCGGCTTCCCCGCCGGCGTGGGAACTATCGGCCTAGGCCGGCCAATGCTTCAATTTTAGCCCAGGCGTGGGCCAACTCGCGGCTAAAATCCGTTTCGGGCAACTCGGTCACCACGAGCCCCTGGATCATGGCTCTGGTAACCAGCATATCGTGGGGCAGTCGCGCGATAACCGTGTAGCTTTCCGCCTGGCAAAAAGCCTCTATCCGAGCGGCTTCCTCATAATTGAGGTCATGCTTGTTAATGATGACGGCCAGGGCAGTCTGAAAGTGTCGGCACAAGTCCGCTACCCGTTCCAGGTCGTGTCGCCCTGAGGGGGTGGGCTCCGTGACGGCCACGGCCAGGTGGGCTCCCGACAGCGAGCTGATCACCGGACAGCCAATACCCGGTGCCCCGTCGCACAGCACCAGGTCGGCGCCCCGGGCCTTAGCCAGTTCTCGCGCCTGTTGTTTCAGAACCATTACCAGTCTGCCCGAATTCTCCGCGCCCGGCAAGAGTTGGGCATGGACCAGGGGACCGAAGCGGGTGGCCGAGACGAACCATTGGCCGCAGTGTCTCTCGGGAAACCGGATGGCCGCATTCGGACAGAAGGCCACACAGACCTTGCAGCCCTCGCAGCGTACCGGGTCAACCGCAAAACCCGCCCCATTCTCCCGGATCGCCCCAAACTGGCACATGGTGGCACAGAGACCGCAGCCATCGCATTTCTCGCCGTCGATTTCGGCCTCATGCCCAGAGTAAAATTCCTCCAGGCGTTCTTTGGTCGGTTGCAGCAGCAAGTGCAGGTCCGGGGCGTCCACGTCCAGATCGCAGATGATCTTGCCTTCGGCCAGATGTGCGAAGGCCCCGGTAAGGGAGGTTTTCCCCGTGCCACCCTTGCCGCTAATGATGATAACCTCACGCATGTGCGGCTGCCTGGAGGTGGATTTGATTTGCCAGGTTGCGGATCTTGCCCTTAAGGGAGACAAAGGTCTGCTTGAGACTGGGGGATACCGTCG
Encoded here:
- a CDS encoding response regulator → MLRIVFATARPQAMQAFTAALATNPEVDLKYVVSGAEALEAARTSAPHLMIIDSDLPDIAPLDLVLKLVKVNAMVNTAVVSPLSDEEFHEASEGLGVLGRLPVNPGESDAADLLGKLKVVLGVS
- a CDS encoding NifB/NifX family molybdenum-iron cluster-binding protein produces the protein MNSTIVAVPSNHPGGLDAPLGAHFGHCDLYTLVKIAEGKVLEVATLPNVPHQQGGCMAPVNHLAQNGVKVLIAGGMGMRPLMGFQQVGINVMHGGDAQTVGEAVEALLHGRLPQFSTEFTCGGGAH
- a CDS encoding ATP-binding protein; its protein translation is MREVIIISGKGGTGKTSLTGAFAHLAEGKIICDLDVDAPDLHLLLQPTKERLEEFYSGHEAEIDGEKCDGCGLCATMCQFGAIRENGAGFAVDPVRCEGCKVCVAFCPNAAIRFPERHCGQWFVSATRFGPLVHAQLLPGAENSGRLVMVLKQQARELAKARGADLVLCDGAPGIGCPVISSLSGAHLAVAVTEPTPSGRHDLERVADLCRHFQTALAVIINKHDLNYEEAARIEAFCQAESYTVIARLPHDMLVTRAMIQGLVVTELPETDFSRELAHAWAKIEALAGLGR